CTGAGTGCGGACAACAATCTGGCCGAACGGAGCCTTCGTCCGCTGGTGGTAGCGCGCAAGATCAGCGGGGGTACGCGGAGTAGCCGCGGTAGCAGGATCACGTTGGCCCTGGCCAGTCTCTTTGAAACGTGGAAAGCACGTGGGCTCAATCCCCTTACGCAGTGCTTCAGTATGCTTGCTCAAGGCCCTTAACCTCGAAGCTGAAATTTCTTACCTCAAATCTGAACAGTTACTCAAGCTAGATTGTTTGACTAAAATCTCCTATTTCGTTATAATGAGCATGGAATCGCATAATTGCAACACAGAGGTCGCCCAAGGCCCGGAAGCCCGGCGACAATGGGGGAAGACCGGTTAAGTCCGGCGCTGTCCCGCAACTGTAGCCTCGGCATAACCGAGGAAGCCAGATTACCCGCCTCTGTGGTGCTCCTAGTGACCCTTCGCGAGAAAGGGGGTGGGAGAAAAAGCAAAAAGAACGGAACCCCTTGTCCGAAGTGGCAGGGGGTTTATTTTTCTTATCTCACAAAGAAAGGATTTGAGCGATGCTGAAAAAACGTATTGACTTGTTCATTGTACTGGCGTTGCTTGTTGCGTTGATCGGAATGAGTGCTTGTAAACAACGTGTACAACAGTCTCAACAAAGTCCCGCTCAACAAGCAGCGGAGAAGGCTCTGACCTGGCTGCGCACGCAGCAACAGGAAGATGGCAGTTTCAACATTGGCTTTGGCCACCCTGCGGGTGTTACCTGCGATGCCGTGCTGGCTATCGCTGCCAGTGGTGGCGATCCAGCAACATGGCGCACTGTGGCGGGCAAACCTTCCCTCATTGATTACTTGGCTGCACATAGTGAAGAATACGCAACAGACGCAGCCACCACAGGCAAATTGATCGTCACGGTGGTTGCTGCCGGCCTCAATCCCAGAAATTTTGGCGGGGTTGA
This Chloroflexota bacterium DNA region includes the following protein-coding sequences:
- a CDS encoding transposase: LSADNNLAERSLRPLVVARKISGGTRSSRGSRITLALASLFETWKARGLNPLTQCFSMLAQGP